The region cgcacgcacgcgtaGGCACGCTGTCAGTGgcacgtacgcacacaaacacagacgcgCTCGAAACGGTTCGGGGGACAGAAGCAGGCTTGTTCAGGGATGGTTTGCAAAGCCTTTAAAGCCGCTTGACCGAACAGAAGGCTGCTAGCACCGCAAAGCTCTGAAACCCTGCTCAGATGTGAGTGGcgcttttgtgtgtgagtgagtgagcgagtgagtgagtgagagggaaggagggaaggagggaaggggggaaagagggagaggggagagccaGCAGGGCTGGAGCTGAAATAGCAGAggttcctctcctcctctggccGGGCGAGAGGCAGCCCCAGACCTTCCCGGTCGCACACATGGTATCACTTTCTGTCTGGTCCACATGGCGCGGGACGTCTGAGGGGGAGGCAGCAGGCAAGGCCGGGAACATCCGCAAAGAATCAAGCGTGTGTCACGGACATGTGCGCAGGGACGGGGTGCCTgcccgcacccccctccccgcccctttAACCCCCCGTCCCGAAACCCCGTCCCTAAACAGCGTCCCTGACCctaacacccccaccccgtcccaAAACCCCGTCCTGAAACCCCCGTCCCAAAACCCCGTCCCTAAACAGCGTCCCTGACCCTAACACCGCCAAACTCCGTCCCTAACCACTCGTCCTTAAACCCCCATCCCTAACCACCCATCCCTaagcctcaccccccccccccccatcccagaaCCCCATTCCTAAACCCCCCTTGCCCCAAAACTGATTCCCtaaacctccctcccccccccaccccaccccgccccccgttCCAGCCCTCCAGCCTCGCAAACAAAAACGGGGGAAAAGACGTGGAAAGAAGCGCTCAGTAAAACCGCATGAATATTTCAGCGTAATAACGAACCCGGGCCCCTATACCAATGAATACTGCATGaacggggggccggggggccgggggcccgACTGCGAGGAGGCGTTCACCGCGGGACGGAGAAAATGGGAAGAacgcagggaggggagggcgggggagggtggggagtgGAGGGGCGGGAGGAAAAGAAATCGAAATTTGCGGTAATTGGATCAACCAGTGTGCATTATCTGTCCGCGGGCCTGTTCAATTTGATCTCGTCAGGAAGTGCCGGCGAGGCTGCCTGGGCGGACCGGCGGCTCAGGGTCGAGCCGACCGTCCTGGCGACGCGCGCCtcgcaacccccacccccccctccccgcttccccctccctccccctccctctgcaaacccccttacccccccccccccccgcccccaacccgcAAACAGAATCCAGGCAGCGGGGGTAATTGGCTGTCGATTATTTATGTGGCGCGAGGAGCCCGAGTGTCAATAATGGGCCGAGCGGGAGGAGGGAGGCTGGCCGCCGCCgggccgccgcgccgccgccgccgcactGCGGGCGCGCGGGGGTGTAAAATTTCCATCCCGGCTTCCTGTCGGGAGAGCAGCGCCGATCCGGTCAGCCAGTCGCCGCGGGTTTTCGCTGCAGAGAATAATTAGCCACACAGGACCGcggtgagcgcgtgtgtgtgtgtgcgtgtgtgtgcgtgtgtgcgtgtgcgtgtgtgtgtgcgctcgcgtTAGGCAGACCTACGTGCTGTGCAGGTCGGGGGCGAGAggatgttgattttttttctcctctcctcttctctcccctctctctctctctctctctgtttaactCTTTCATTGGCTCCAGTCGGTACTCTTAAAGATACACAATAACCTTTCAgccttacaaaaaaaatcaaaatacaaaaagacgaaattaatacatttttcattttgtatacATAGACTGTAAAAATGGGGCTTACGATGCAAACTACTAATTTTGGctctatttatttttgaaagtatcTATGAAAATCAGGATTCTCTACGGTTTTGTGTCCGCTGTTAGGGGGCAGATGTGtggctctctccccctctgacTGTCTGAGAGGCGATTGGCCCGAGCGGGAGGAGCTGAACGAGCCTGCTCGAAAAATCTTCAGGCCCCGAGCGCAAACCCTCCAGCGCTGCGTCCTAATTGATAGTCAGGAGGCCATTAGCAGATATTGTCGAAAACAAATCACCGAGCGGATCGATATTTTTAAAGCGCGGGCTGCCGCTCGTCCCGGCTTAAATGGCGGATCACATTTTAGTAATTGGCAAATCCGAATGTTTTTGgcacgggagggagggagggagggagggaggggagcagtTTCGAGCAGACATTGGTCTAGGCGTGGGGCGGGCGGAggtaggggagggggtggggggtgggtgggtgggggggtggagaaggggAAGCGGGAgcttcatacattttaatgagcttCCTTTGCAAATGTGTTCCTGCGGAGCCCGGGGTTTTTTAATCCCCCGCGTTCCCGTCAttagggggggcggggggagggggggggggggggggggcgcgccaAACGCCGAGTGGTCGAAAGCTCGGAGAGCTCGGCGCCGTTTCCGTcgtctggagggggggggggaacaaaaaaaggTCATCAGGAGAGCCGCGTGCGTTTCTGAAtgcatttccagttttttttttttcagaaggatGGGTTTGAAATTACAGTTGAGCTTTCCGGTCTCGTGTTTCCGTGGCTCCCGGTTGGATTTCGGTCTGGTCGGGCACCTGCTCGCAGGTGAAGAGAACGCAGCCTCTTCGTCCCCTCCCGTGttaggaagaggaggggagctGGAgccttttcatttgaaaaagtaCAATAGTGCTCGTGGTTCTCCACTtaaggtggggaaaaaaagaaaaccttccTTCAGTCAATTACCCACTAACAATTTTtcatgcctttgtgtgtgtgagaatatgtaagtgtgtgtgtgtgtgtgtgtgtggtaatgcTCACTGCTGCTTAGTGGGGCTAGAAGTGGGGTCCTTTGGgagttttttaattattaaatgataATGGGTTCCCTGTCAGGGACTCTGCTTTGCAGCTGCGTGTGGAGTTTTGGGGCCCCTCGTGGCTTGTGTTTGTGGAATGGGACAGAGCATGGTGTACCCcgtctccttctcctctccgcttgcctgccctgccctgccggCTCCTTGGCCAGGCCCCTTTACAGGAGTATCGGAGAAGAGCTCAGTCTAAAGATCGGTCAGCGTCCTGTGTGAGCGAAACTGGAACGCAATAACGATCCGACAGAGGATCTGTTCCTGCCTGAAAATGCACCGCGGAAAAAAGCTCCCTATtccacatttaaatgtatgttaatATGCGTGTCCACTGCAAAATATAGCTTATAGAAGCTAAATACATTGATAAATTGTCAGCATTTTGCCACCTATTACAGGGtaattctctctccttctccttctccttgctcagccctgtgtgtcagtgtgttgcCTGTAATGTGCGTTCTGTACAatgacagacagagatagacCAATGGACAGACTCATTATAATCACTGTGATCAGTACTGAGGCAGAGGAGTATGAATTGTTAAAAGTATGAACTGTAATGCAATAGCTGTATAGTAATGGACGTCCATAGCTAGCTTCGCCTATAGATGCAAGAGCAGAGGAACGCACTGTGGGCACTCTATGGTCAGGGGTTGAGGAGTGCGCCATTCCGCGAAAACCACCATGCCTCTCCCGAGCCTTTCCGCCTTCCCAGCCCAGAGTGAAACGGTTAATGCCTCCCTCGCTCCTAAATTGCTTCCCATAAAGCGAGCAGCACGTCTGCGGGGCAcgtcccaaccccccccccccaccctccacccctccatctccccccacatctcccccccccccacccccccacccccgcccccctccctctcccatgATTACAGCTAATTACGCCTCCCGGCTCTGCTCATGCAGCTTTAATTGGCCGTTACTCATCCGCGGGCCGTCCGGGGCGGCGCGGGGGCTGGCGGGCCCCGGCCACCGCGGGTCTGGGACTAATTGCGAGGCCTGAGGGATTAGGCCAGGTGATTACACACTTCACAGTGTAATTACATAAGCAGCGCTGGCCCCGCTccgctgcctgcctgcctgcctgcctgcccgcccgcctcccccctgcctcccccggGCCGGAGGTCACgcgccgcgcccccccccccccccccccgccccccccctcccctccaagaTTAATTGGAGCTGCCACTGGAGCGCGAGGCGCCGGCGGCGCGGCTACGCGATTAGCATTAACATTTCAGCTGCAGCGGGTCGATCGGAGAttcgaccccccccaccccccgcctcgctccctccctcgcctcccCCCGCCTCGCTTCGCCTCTCGCTCTCGCCTCCTCGCTTcccgccacccccctcctcccccctgcccccccccctcgcctgccCTTTTTTGCTCGCGGGCTCCAGCAGCGCACAAACACGGGCTTCTGGAGCAGGCGAAGGCAGAGAAAGGGTACGAAAATAcaaggggtgtgggggtgggggggggttgggggtggcggggggggggggggggcggtgagccGTGGCCTtcggggtagggggggggggggggagtttgggggggggcaagcaGGGCCGGAGAGGCCCACAGCGACCCGCATCAACAGAGGGGCGGGAAAAGGGACCCCCACAGGGGATGCTGGGGACCCCCGCGCTCCAGCACTGACCGTGTTCTCCTAAAACCTCCTGGCGCTCGCTCGTCCCgccctgtttttgtttgttgcgcTTAAATTCTCTGTTTCCAAGCGCTCAGGATGGGAGCCTGTCCATGGCCACTcagtaaaaaatgttaataaacgTAATCAATGGGCTTCATAATGCAAGCGTGACACACTACCTTGCAGGGAAGGAGAAACAGCCTCTGGCAAAGGCCCCGACCCAGCTGTCGAACTGCGGCGCGCTCTTATTGTGTATTCTGTCTTTGtacgagggtgtgtgtgtgtgtgtgtgcgcgttttttttttttttgagtggggggggggggggttgacaaCATCCCTGCTGGCAAgactaatggggggggggggggggttgcaacTCGCGAGCACATATGCTCAGCGGAttaaaaataagacaaagaaaaaaaactgcaatatcATTCCCATCTGTGGTTGGTTCTGCGGTGCCGTTATTTTGTACACACGACGCTGCGATGCTGAGGGGCTCCAGTGCACTGGCTCTGGTGATCAGGACACTGCTTGTGTTTTTATcatcattgtttttcattccCAAATATCTGCTCAGTCCAACCCGGGAGATCTTTGTTGCTCGCCATGCCATTTCCTCTCGCGACCGTGCCGTAGATCTCCAGTCCACCAGACGCATATTATTCAACAATTTTTTTATAGCACCGCTAGCGTTTTCGGTAAAATAAGCAGTGCCACATTTTTTACCGTGAATCGTACGACGTGCGTTTCGCAGCGAATCACAgcgttccttttttttgtgtccGTCCCACAGGGATATTTCACACCCTCCGCCCCTCCTGTCCCCGCAAACCGCCCCGCACATCGCGCTGGGACCCCACCTGCGGCCCCCGTTCCTGAGCCTGCCGTCTGCTTTGTGCCAGGCTCCAGGTAagtcacaccccctccccaccacccccacacacacacacacacacaccccaacgaAATATACTGCCTACAGAGGACCCTTTCCGGCTGACTTTTAACCTCTGAGCCACAATTCATATCAAGTCAATAAACAATCATAAATACTGCAGAGAGCTGCAGTGGCCACAGGCCTTAGAGAAAACGAACAGAAAGAAATAGGTAATGGTTTTTTCTAaaattggaggggggggggggggggggggggttcctcaTTGTAAATTTCACCATTGTCCTGCTACAAGCAGAGAGGCATACGGCATACGACATACCATTTTATCATAAACTAAGAACAGAGTACAGTTCAGAAACGGAGTACAAAAGAGTACAATTTAAATAATGCTTGGCGTTCTGTCGCCGGATTGGACGGATTTTACTGAAATgtgtgactgcttccctcccccacAGGATACGGCTTCCTGCAGCCGGCGCAGGCGGAGATGTTCGCGCGGCAGCAGGAGATGCTCCGGAAACAGAACCTGGCAAggtagtgcattgtgggactgaCGGAGGCCCGGGCTTTTTAAAACGGTCGTTACGTTTGAGGGCTAGCGGGCGGTTTGTTCGGCCGAGGTAGCTTCCGTGCTTCCCCATTGTCTAAACGAGTCCCTGACTGACCTGCAGGAGTCCTGTTGGGCCGTACCCTTGAGTAGGAGGCCAGGGTTTCGGTCAGGTTCCTCGTTCCTCTCGCGCAATAGCAGCTCCCCCGGTGGACTGGAGGCCAGCGTAGCGATGTTGCAGCAGGGCGAGCGGCAGGCTTACAGTACACAATCTGGGCGTTCAAAATGGCGGAAGAAGAGAAAGATGATGAAACAAAACGTGAACTGAACGTGAGCTTGACTAAGCAAGTTGAGTTTACATCGTGTGCCAGTGGATCTGTGTTTCTGcttagtgctgtgtgtggtaaatACCTCACACAGTGCTGCGGAGAGGAcagttaaacaaataaatagataaaagaACGGCCCTCACTTTTTTTTACGAAGACACCTTATCAGTGGCGGGCAATGCTGAATGTCCTTGCTTTTGTAAAAGCAGTGTGGCAATTAACACCTGACCTGGCTAACTGAATGCTAAGTGAATCTGAATGGCTAATTGACGGCAAATGCACATCATAAAGCAATCGCGTTAGAATCTCTGACACCTATTCTCGCCAGTGGGCAATTACAAGCCAATCTATTTACTGGAAACCTCTTAACCATACATTACAGATCTACGTTAATGTTATTGTTGATCTATGTTAATGCTGCAACAAAGTACCACCGAATTTGTACCAAATACTGTTTTTGTTACCCTTTAATGTTACACAGAATCTGTCTCTACATGAGAAATACCCATCAAATTTTATATATTACAAGCACAGCAActaaaatagataaatacaaACTGGAAATCTTTTATCTTACATAATCTGTGACTGAATATGATGAATTTGAAAGCTACTCTGACTCTGTATGGCCAAGTGTGAATTTTAACAGCAGTGACTGAGAACCAAGTAGACAGGCTATTTTGGACTCTTTGGTTGAGTATGTATtgagctgtgtgtatgtgtgtgtgtgtatgcgtgtgtgtgcgtgtgtgtgtgtgtgtgtgtgcgcgtgtgtgtgtgcgctggcaGGCTGGAGATGTCGGCGGAGCTGCTGAGGCAGAAGGAGCTGGAGACGCTGCATCGGCAGAGGATTTTTGGGGACCCCCTGGGGTTGCACCCCGGCCTGCCCCCGGACCACCCCGCCCTGCGCAGCCTGCACGAAATCCCCGAGGGGCACCCGCTACGGGAGGAGCTGAACCGCCGCAACGCCATGCTGGTGCTGCGCCACAGCAGCGCGCCGCTGCTCTCCCtcaaccaccagggggcgccggGGTGCGCGCCACCCAAGGAGCCCGGGTCCCGCAAGAGCTCGCGGAAAGGGGGCCACGCCCGCGGGGACCCACACGAGGGGCCCGCCCAGGCCAAGGACTCGCAGGGGGAGGGGCGTATGCACGAAGGCGGGGCCGACGGGCGGGACGAGGAGATGAAGGACTCGGAGAGCGAGGCGGAGGTGGGCGAGGACCGGCTGGAGGGCCCAGCCAAGGCCGACGGCCACGCCGCCGGATCCGACCTGGGGCAGGGCAAGGACGGGGCCAAGCCCGGCGAGGGAGGGAAAGATTTGGGCGAGGCGTCCGGACGGctcagcgccccctgcagctcCGCGGGACCCGCCTCCCCCAGCCACCAGGCCTTCACCCCGGGGATGGGCAAGAGCGAGGCCAAATACCTCCCACCCGGGACCTTCCCCCCGTTTCCAGCACAGACCTTCCCCTTCGGCTTCCCGTACAGCCCCTACTTCCACAGCGGTGAGTTCCCCTCAGCACCACAGGGCCTTTCCAATTTACACATGTAAAAAATTCATGTCATTTTTATGGAGACACAAGATTCAGTTGTGCTTGTTTAGTGTATTCAGTTAGTACATTTGTATGAAGTTTGTTTAAAagtttgtgaaattcaaaaaaaaaaaaacgaaaaaaaaaaaactgccttttcTCCATCCAGAAAAGCTATATCTTTATCTGGCAAACTTTCTTCACAGTTTTTAAGTAAGGTCCATACTGCCTGATAATATTAGGGAAGCAGACTGAGACAGGAGCTTTGGTTTTGGAATGGAATGAAGGAGTCGCTTGACACAGTGTTCCCCTGAAACACCCTCTGGATGTCTGCTGTCCTGCCCGCgcgagctgagctgagctgagctgagctgagctgagctgagctgagctgagctgggctctTTCTTCACCGCGCGGCAGAACGGCCGCTCGAGGATCTCAGGCCTGCGCGGAATGTCGTATCGCCAGCCTGGTTTCcttaaacaaaagcaaaaaaacgtCCGCGGAATGAGGAAGTGCCTGGCGGGAGGCCGGCGGCGAGCGACGTCCGTCGGACGCGTCGCGGCGTCGGCGCCTCCCGGCGAGCAGGAAGCAGCCGCTGGCCGGCTCCGTCTGGGGCGCTCGGGCTGAGGCGCGGCGCGGTCGCGAGGGCGTGAGGGCGTGAgggcgcgcgcgcgtgcgtgcgaaGGCCACCCTGGAATCTTCACTTTTACTCCCAGCGCCACTTCTCCATTCCAAAAGCGCTTTCGCCTCAGATGCTTGAAAGGCGGGAAGAGAGAAATGGTGTGGAGtgctgaaaagagaaagagaaaaaaatcctgCGGTTCCAGTCGTCCCCCGGGGggtttttcccttctttttttttttgtttttgtttttccgcAGTCGCTAGAGGCCCATGTCCTCTACACGCTGTcgccagccccccctccccttcccccgggccgcacccccgccccccctcgccctcccgcTTCCCCTCAGCCGGCGAGATGTATGAGTCACATGAAACACATTACCGCCACTTTCTTTTTCCAGCACGAAGACCTCCCTCAGGAAGGAGCCCTCAAATTGACCCTTGCTGAACCCCCCGTTAGAGACTGGGCCATTAATGTAGATGTGCGGCGCGGAGcggaagggaggaggaggaggaggaggaggtggggggcgaggagggggggacgGCAGCGCTCCGTTTCCCAGCGCGGGCTGTCACTAATGATTTCTgctcccttctctcccctcgGGGGGGCTGCACAGGCGCCATGGGAGGTCTGCTCCTGGACGGGGAGGAGGCGCCGCCCATGGAGGACATCAGCAAGTGGACGGTGGAGGAGGTGTGCGGCTTCATCAACGGGCTGGCCGGCTGCTCCGAGTACTcacaggtgaggggaggggtgacGGAGGCAGGGAGGGTGGAGGCGGAATATTCTGTTTGGGGTACGGTGATAtaaggaaggggggtggggactgAACCTCACATGTGAAACagcaggggggaaaaaggggGTTAATGATAATTTTGtttaaaccaatttaaaaataatggaatCTAAGTTATtcttttctcccaatttggaatggctaATTGTTTTCCCGCGCCATCGCTGCAACATTCACTCTCAGTCGGGGAGAAGCACATGGACACTGCTGAAACATGCACTGCTGCTGGCTCCTGCTTTCCACCCAGCAGTTGGGTCGTGCCGTCGTTAGGTCACATGACCGCGGTCCACGCACACAGCGGGCGCTTAAGCAACAAGAGGAGTCGCTTTTGCTTGATGAGACGGGGATGACCCTACCGACTGAAACCCTCCGACCTTCGGCAACCTCGCGGCGTGTCGCTACACTGACAACCACGCGCTTTGGCAAGACTGTCCATCTGCATTCCATACGTTAAACCACTTCGACATGAGTTTTAGGAATATGCGCAACCCTGAACACGTACAGCAGAGCCCTGTATTTTTCTAAACCTTTGATTtggcaaagaaaatgaaagaccGTCCACAGTTGAGTGGATTTCCCTCCACCCCTTTCTTGGGTATCATCCAAATGCAGCCAAGTGACCCAAAGCCTGTTCTAGTGTGAGGAAGCTAAACAgagcagaacaggaagtgatgtaacgGACGGTGCTTGAGAACAGCAGGGTTCAGTTTATCgcccaaccaccccccaccccacccccccccattcccacccccactgagggctgtgctggtcTTCCCCGCCTAGGTGTTCCAAGAGCAGGCCATCGATGGCGAGACCCTCCCCCTGCTCACCGAGGACCACCTCCTCAACAACATGGGCCTCAAACTTGGCCCCGCCCTGAAGATCCGTTCCCAGGTAGGCCTGGACGGCTTCGTTTGTTGCCGGGTCATAGGCCCGGTCACATGGCCTCTCCACACGAGGCAGTCAGCGGCGTTAATATACattacatatgtatttattagACCCGTAGTTACATTTCCAGAGGGGTCTCCGTTGCCAGCGTGGTCTGTTGCGCCCTTAAAGAGGACTATTGAGCGAGTATTGGTCATGTTGTACATTCGACCAGTCAGAATAGTACGCCAACTTGTCAGAAGCCAAAAACGTGGCATTCATGCACAAATTGCTGCATATCCCCTAAGTTCCTTTTATCTGCCAAGTGACGGGCTAACTCATAAATCAACAAGTGAAATATTGCAGCGTTTGAAATGCTATTCGGACTATCCACCGAAGCCATGGGCAGAACACAACTGGCTTCCTCTCAACGGGTATAGGGAGGGTATAAGTTGGCCAGGATTCTTCAGCTGACTGCAGCATTAGGCACCCCCAAAAAATACACCGGACACCCGCGGACTAACAGTCGTCATTACTAAGACATGTGCCTCTCCTCAGTGTGGACCGAACCCCCTGTAGCACCGTAGCATTGACTGCAAGGCCCAAGTCACAGGCTGACGTGTGAGTGCGTTTCAGCTGTCAGTGCTCAGCGATGACCTGATAGCACAATGTGAAATTCcaaattggagagaaaaaaatgacatgggggcggggggggggggggggttggttggggtATGTTCATAACATAGAAAAAACCTAGACTTTGCATTAAAAGAGCCTTTGAACCAGGGCTAGAGTTCTTGGGCATCAGCAtttgaccttaaatacaaccatgtaatgaatatttaaagacTTCTGGTGAAAAGCACACACTAAGtgacataaaaacatttttttttcacaaa is a window of Anguilla anguilla isolate fAngAng1 chromosome 13, fAngAng1.pri, whole genome shotgun sequence DNA encoding:
- the samd11 gene encoding sterile alpha motif domain-containing protein 11 isoform X4; translated protein: MSKGILQVHPPICDCPGCRISSPVNRGRLAEKRTTPLPPTRVPKKELVSIFSSDDSEGSEKANGDHGDFKQEDELRFGIMRKSRDSSDLTTIISNLHHTRQSGMPEGQPCGEISRSSTVDIGSAAADDILGKRRSYSPNSSSECPSESKRTRSASPKENSHTPALEPLASHMTPEEHYRRMMTALNEHGSYEEQQQRLYQLANSMGVASHGDLLRARQEAVAAVRNQGAMEAHLPSAGSSSSQRRKQGLPQHRDAHFPERDISHPPPLLSPQTAPHIALGPHLRPPFLSLPSALCQAPGYGFLQPAQAEMFARQQEMLRKQNLARLEMSAELLRQKELETLHRQRIFGDPLGLHPGLPPDHPALRSLHEIPEGHPLREELNRRNAMLVLRHSSAPLLSLNHQGAPGCAPPKEPGSRKSSRKGGHARGDPHEGPAQAKDSQGEGRMHEGGADGRDEEMKDSESEAEVGEDRLEGPAKADGHAAGSDLGQGKDGAKPGEGGKDLGEASGRLSAPCSSAGPASPSHQAFTPGMGKSEAKYLPPGTFPPFPAQTFPFGFPYSPYFHSGAMGGLLLDGEEAPPMEDISKWTVEEVCGFINGLAGCSEYSQVFQEQAIDGETLPLLTEDHLLNNMGLKLGPALKIRSQVARRVGRVLYMTGFPLAFPLPPSVLRPPERDAPPPENRPPSAGGAPSPYGGPPACRASPKQEDGSASAAGVCNNGKPPS
- the samd11 gene encoding sterile alpha motif domain-containing protein 11 isoform X5, which codes for MSKGILQNRGRLAEKRTTPLPPTRVPKKELVSIFSSDDSEGSEKANGDHGDFKQEDELRFGIMRKSRDSSDLTTIISNLHHTRQSGMPEGQPCGEISRSSTVDIGSAAADDILGKRRSYSPNSSSECPSESKRTRSASPKENSHTPALEPLASHMTPEEHYRRMMTALNEHGSYEEQQQRLYQLANSMGVASHGDLLRARQEAVAAVRNQGAMEAHLPSAGSSSSQRRKQGLPQHRDAHFPERDISHPPPLLSPQTAPHIALGPHLRPPFLSLPSALCQAPGYGFLQPAQAEMFARQQEMLRKQNLARLEMSAELLRQKELETLHRQRIFGDPLGLHPGLPPDHPALRSLHEIPEGHPLREELNRRNAMLVLRHSSAPLLSLNHQGAPGCAPPKEPGSRKSSRKGGHARGDPHEGPAQAKDSQGEGRMHEGGADGRDEEMKDSESEAEVGEDRLEGPAKADGHAAGSDLGQGKDGAKPGEGGKDLGEASGRLSAPCSSAGPASPSHQAFTPGMGKSEAKYLPPGTFPPFPAQTFPFGFPYSPYFHSGAMGGLLLDGEEAPPMEDISKWTVEEVCGFINGLAGCSEYSQVFQEQAIDGETLPLLTEDHLLNNMGLKLGPALKIRSQVARRVGRVLYMTGFPLAFPLPPSVLRPPERDAPPPENRPPSAGGAPSPYGGPPACRASPKQEDGSASAAGVCNNGKPPS